In Bacteroidales bacterium, one DNA window encodes the following:
- a CDS encoding PAS domain S-box protein produces MDITNDPILKNAEQVLKESEKRYAFLAQTVNELVGITSIKDLYAYTARKLHVLLENKSIVAIVEYNHEANRWKMQHIEGVGKKISGLSRVFGFDMRNLEGEISTKYYNQIISGKLVELEFDFPGLFNNRVSDAVEKTVKKLLSIEKLYCIAFKQDKQTFGNITIAVDQKSLEFNAELIEAFVNQVSIFIKKHKTEEALNKTERQYSALLESISDSVSVLDKDYRIILTNEASTRFADMTREHLLGNKLTDLFPGVEKTEFFKVFKKVMKTRESDIVSNEYTFEDGRKAWYEANVDPVPEGILCILRDISSRKRVELALQESNSRLESFLQISQKMALTSGQGQIIQMIVDNATSILGLGSGAVYLLQDQESIKLAATAPALPEGFPETLRITSLSDHPHVEQVFKTGNHVIMPDTQKVNLTAPEQEIIRLRNLRSNLYLPIRLREKTIGTLILSSIGKPHHFTDEEIRLLLGFANQTAHIIDNNRNFEDLTKHAAKLEEHIAERKQAERALLESEEKHRRLVEQMQEGLVVADLRGVIQFVNPMLCELTGYAANELIGKSGYDILLKPADIEIMRNRDTKRSKNISEQYEMDIFMKSGELRTFWFHAVPDKDRNGNIIGSMSTVIDITERKNAQEKIRITKDTYESIFNSVSEAIYVIDESGNFIDINRGAELMYGYPKEEMTRKSPAAVSATGLNDLGALEKVHQEVSLTGVSQSIEFWGVRKTGEIFPKEVIVNKATYFGKECLLATARDISRRKKAETSQKIQFNIARSIHNASSVENLLEIVRQELGLLFDTTNFFVAKYNPETDTLKQLIFRDEIDGFDEWDATHSISGHVVKSGETVFLRGDEMCDFCKSHNIDALGTNSACWLGVPIFIRNKVAGVMVVQHYTNPDAYHESNIALFEMVAHETGIYLERQMMLDELIIAKEKAEESNNLKTAFLQNLSHEIRTPLNGIIGFSEFINDPELTPEDRRTFTDIIIDRGWQLTAIINDVLTISALETKQEELFIDKININKLMRDQLAVFSGQAISKGIQLKFNLPFREDDAMIYTDKTKIGQILNNLFTNALKFTREGEIELGCQLKDNMLEFYVRDTGLGIDKSKQQIIFERFAQADDSIRQNFGGTGLGLSICKGFVELIGGEIWVDSEPGNGSIFYFTIPYNPAIQTDDIDKLFRQQVTNSTVLVAEDEETNFLYLSILLKKLNYKVLRAVNGQHAVDICRKEPVDIVLMDIKMPKMDGYAAARLIREFKPQLPIIAQTAHAAQTEIEKFQDVFDDYITKPFTKEKIRNLFEKNFDRMKTRSSFTEI; encoded by the coding sequence ATGGATATTACAAACGATCCAATCCTCAAGAATGCAGAGCAGGTTTTGAAGGAAAGCGAAAAGCGTTATGCATTTCTGGCTCAGACAGTCAATGAGTTGGTTGGAATCACTTCCATCAAAGATCTGTATGCCTATACGGCCCGTAAATTACATGTCTTATTAGAAAATAAGAGCATTGTTGCCATTGTGGAGTACAATCATGAGGCTAACAGGTGGAAGATGCAACATATTGAGGGTGTCGGCAAAAAGATAAGCGGTTTAAGCAGGGTTTTTGGTTTTGATATGAGGAATCTGGAGGGAGAGATCAGCACAAAATATTACAATCAAATTATTAGCGGAAAACTTGTAGAACTGGAGTTTGACTTCCCAGGTTTATTCAACAACAGGGTTTCGGATGCCGTAGAAAAAACTGTTAAAAAATTACTTTCAATTGAAAAGCTGTATTGCATTGCCTTTAAGCAGGACAAACAGACATTTGGAAACATCACTATTGCAGTAGACCAAAAAAGCCTTGAATTCAACGCAGAACTGATTGAGGCTTTTGTAAACCAGGTAAGCATTTTCATCAAAAAACATAAAACAGAGGAAGCGCTGAATAAGACTGAACGACAATACAGTGCCTTACTGGAATCCATCTCTGATAGTGTTAGCGTTCTCGATAAAGATTACAGGATTATCCTGACCAATGAAGCATCCACACGGTTTGCAGACATGACCCGTGAGCATTTGCTGGGGAACAAACTCACTGACCTCTTTCCGGGTGTTGAGAAAACCGAGTTTTTCAAGGTCTTTAAAAAAGTTATGAAAACCCGTGAATCAGATATAGTTTCCAATGAATATACTTTTGAGGATGGCCGCAAAGCATGGTACGAGGCGAACGTGGATCCTGTTCCTGAAGGAATTCTTTGCATCCTCCGGGACATTAGCAGCCGAAAGCGTGTTGAATTGGCTCTTCAGGAAAGCAATTCCCGGCTTGAATCCTTTCTGCAGATCAGCCAGAAAATGGCTTTAACCTCAGGGCAGGGACAGATTATACAAATGATTGTGGACAATGCAACAAGTATCCTGGGTTTAGGAAGCGGCGCCGTCTATCTACTGCAGGATCAGGAAAGTATAAAACTGGCGGCCACAGCGCCTGCCTTACCTGAAGGTTTTCCTGAAACACTCAGGATTACATCACTGAGTGACCATCCCCATGTAGAACAGGTTTTTAAGACGGGAAATCATGTAATCATGCCCGATACCCAAAAAGTAAATCTCACAGCTCCGGAACAGGAAATCATCCGTTTAAGGAACTTACGGTCTAATTTATATTTGCCTATTCGCCTGAGAGAGAAAACTATTGGTACCCTAATTCTGTCTTCAATTGGTAAACCCCATCATTTTACTGATGAAGAAATACGCCTGCTTCTGGGATTTGCCAACCAGACTGCCCATATTATAGACAATAATCGCAATTTCGAGGATTTGACGAAACATGCGGCTAAGCTTGAAGAGCATATTGCCGAACGCAAGCAAGCAGAACGTGCATTGCTGGAAAGCGAAGAAAAACACCGCAGACTTGTTGAACAAATGCAGGAAGGTCTGGTGGTTGCCGACCTCAGGGGTGTGATTCAATTTGTAAATCCCATGCTTTGTGAATTAACGGGTTATGCAGCAAATGAGCTTATTGGCAAATCAGGCTATGATATTTTGCTAAAACCTGCTGATATAGAAATTATGCGAAATCGGGATACAAAACGCAGTAAAAACATTAGTGAGCAATATGAAATGGATATCTTTATGAAATCTGGCGAACTGAGAACTTTTTGGTTTCATGCGGTTCCTGATAAGGATAGAAACGGCAACATAATAGGTTCAATGTCAACGGTAATTGATATCACCGAACGAAAAAACGCACAGGAAAAGATCAGGATAACCAAAGATACATACGAGAGCATATTTAACTCGGTTTCGGAAGCAATATACGTGATTGATGAAAGCGGGAACTTTATAGATATAAACCGCGGAGCCGAGCTTATGTATGGTTACCCGAAAGAGGAAATGACAAGAAAAAGTCCTGCTGCTGTTTCGGCAACCGGTCTAAATGATCTTGGTGCTTTGGAAAAGGTACATCAGGAAGTTTCACTGACCGGCGTCTCACAAAGCATAGAGTTTTGGGGCGTGCGAAAAACTGGTGAAATTTTTCCAAAAGAAGTGATCGTTAATAAAGCAACGTATTTCGGAAAAGAATGCCTTTTGGCCACCGCACGGGATATTAGCCGTCGCAAAAAAGCGGAAACCTCCCAGAAAATCCAGTTTAATATTGCACGCTCCATACATAATGCCAGCAGCGTTGAAAATTTGCTTGAGATCGTGAGGCAGGAACTTGGGCTGCTGTTTGACACAACTAACTTTTTTGTAGCCAAATATAACCCTGAAACTGACACTTTAAAGCAACTTATATTTCGTGATGAAATTGATGGTTTCGACGAATGGGATGCAACCCACTCCATTTCGGGTCATGTGGTAAAATCAGGTGAAACTGTTTTCCTGAGAGGTGACGAAATGTGCGATTTCTGTAAAAGTCACAATATTGATGCTTTAGGTACCAATTCAGCATGCTGGCTTGGCGTTCCGATCTTTATACGTAATAAAGTGGCAGGTGTGATGGTGGTACAGCACTATACGAATCCGGATGCATATCATGAATCGAATATCGCCTTATTTGAAATGGTTGCCCACGAAACAGGGATTTACCTTGAACGTCAAATGATGCTTGATGAGCTCATTATCGCTAAAGAAAAAGCGGAAGAAAGCAACAATCTGAAAACAGCATTCCTTCAGAATCTGTCGCATGAAATCCGTACACCGCTCAATGGAATTATCGGATTCTCTGAATTTATCAACGATCCGGAACTTACTCCTGAGGACAGAAGAACCTTTACGGATATAATTATTGATAGAGGTTGGCAACTTACAGCTATCATCAATGATGTGCTTACCATTTCGGCCCTGGAAACAAAACAGGAGGAATTGTTTATTGACAAGATCAATATCAACAAACTGATGCGCGATCAACTTGCTGTTTTTTCTGGGCAGGCTATATCCAAAGGCATTCAGCTTAAATTTAACTTGCCATTCCGTGAAGATGATGCCATGATTTACACTGATAAGACTAAAATCGGTCAGATCCTTAACAACCTGTTTACCAATGCACTTAAATTCACCCGGGAAGGAGAAATAGAACTTGGATGCCAATTAAAAGACAATATGCTCGAATTTTATGTAAGGGATACAGGTTTGGGTATTGATAAAAGCAAACAGCAGATTATTTTTGAACGCTTTGCGCAGGCAGATGACAGTATCAGACAAAACTTTGGTGGTACCGGCTTGGGACTTTCAATCTGCAAAGGTTTTGTAGAACTCATTGGTGGAGAAATCTGGGTGGACTCAGAACCGGGAAATGGCTCAATATTCTACTTTACCATTCCATATAATCCGGCAATACAAACTGATGACATTGATAAGCTATTTCGTCAGCAGGTTACAAATTCAACGGTACTTGTAGCTGAAGATGAAGAGACAAATTTTCTGTATCTGTCAATTTTGCTTAAGAAGCTAAACTATAAAGTATTGCGTGCCGTAAACGGACAACACGCCGTTGATATATGCAGGAAAGAACCGGTTGACATTGTACTCATGGACATTAAAATGCCAAAGATGGATGGCTATGCAGCGGCCAGGCTTATCAGGGAGTTCAAACCTCAACTCCCCATCATAGCACAAACAGCTCATGCAGCACAAACGGAGATAGAGAAATTTCAGGATGTTTTTGATGATTATATTACTAAACCTTTTACAAAAGAAAAGATCAGAAATCTCTTCGAGAAGAATTTCGATCGTATGAAAACCAGAAGCAGCTTTACTGAAATTTAA
- the rbfA gene encoding 30S ribosome-binding factor RbfA produces METLRQSKVARLLQRDLGDIFINEARHFLEGAMITVTKVRVSPDLSTARIYLSIFASKNKEAQLKRISSQVKEIRHYLAIRIKNQVRIIPELHFYMDDSLDYIDHIEELLND; encoded by the coding sequence ATGGAAACTCTACGACAAAGCAAGGTAGCCCGGCTGCTGCAACGAGACCTGGGTGATATCTTTATCAACGAAGCCCGCCATTTTCTTGAAGGCGCCATGATTACCGTTACCAAAGTGCGTGTCAGCCCCGACCTTTCAACTGCAAGGATATATCTGAGCATCTTTGCTTCAAAAAACAAAGAAGCACAATTGAAGAGGATTTCATCACAGGTTAAGGAAATAAGGCATTACCTCGCCATACGGATCAAAAACCAGGTTAGGATTATTCCTGAATTGCACTTTTACATGGATGATTCGCTGGATTATATTGACCACATTGAAGAGTTGTTGAACGATTAG
- a CDS encoding class I SAM-dependent methyltransferase, whose protein sequence is MHYDPIKKSLGSVIGRKLFARKLFYFTLDLLLLRTWHIKHELKKWSQNQQPILKALDAGSGFGQYSYWLARKFKSWSITGIDVKKEQVDDCNAFFSKAGRKNAQFEVGDLTQYNDPDTFDLILSVDVMEHIEDDNAVFRNFYNSLKPGGLLLISTPSDQGGSDVHGKDDASFIEEHVRDGYNKLEIQEKLANAGFKYTAAKYQYGLPGKISWRLSMKYPIKMLGASKLFFVLLPFYYLLVFPFCFILNFADVRMNHKTGTGLIVKAWK, encoded by the coding sequence ATGCATTACGACCCCATTAAAAAATCCCTTGGCAGTGTAATTGGCCGGAAGCTTTTTGCCCGGAAGCTATTTTACTTCACACTGGATCTGCTTCTTTTACGAACCTGGCACATTAAACATGAACTAAAAAAATGGTCTCAAAACCAGCAGCCAATTCTTAAGGCATTGGATGCAGGCTCCGGGTTCGGACAATATTCCTATTGGTTGGCGCGGAAATTCAAAAGCTGGTCAATAACAGGCATTGATGTAAAAAAAGAACAGGTTGATGATTGCAACGCCTTTTTTTCGAAGGCCGGAAGGAAGAATGCACAGTTTGAAGTTGGTGATCTCACGCAATACAATGATCCCGATACTTTCGATCTCATTCTGTCGGTTGATGTGATGGAACATATAGAAGACGACAATGCTGTTTTCCGCAATTTCTATAATTCATTGAAACCAGGAGGCTTGTTGCTGATATCCACTCCTTCTGATCAGGGTGGTTCGGATGTACATGGCAAGGACGACGCATCGTTTATTGAAGAGCATGTGAGGGATGGATATAATAAGCTGGAAATCCAGGAAAAATTAGCAAATGCGGGGTTTAAGTATACCGCAGCTAAATATCAATATGGCTTACCAGGAAAAATCTCATGGAGACTTTCGATGAAATACCCAATCAAAATGTTAGGTGCTTCTAAATTGTTCTTCGTCTTGTTGCCGTTTTACTACCTGCTGGTCTTTCCTTTTTGCTTCATACTTAACTTTGCCGATGTAAGAATGAATCATAAAACTGGGACAGGACTGATAGTTAAGGCGTGGAAGTAG
- a CDS encoding amidohydrolase, with the protein MHQLRSKTLNLAREIHAKIVEYRRHFHAHPELSMQEFETASYIAERLKEWNIPFKSGIAKTGIVATIKGKNPGKDLIALRADMDALPIKEVSPVPYKSQNEGVMHACGHDVHMASLLGTVYILNQLKDEWEGSVRVIFQPSEEAYPGGASLMIKEGVLENPQPRCIFGQHVFPNLDTGMFGFRPGPSMASTDEVYITVKGKGGHGATPELNIDPVVAAANILIALQQLVSRNAPPLVPTVLSFGRFIADGKMNIIPNEVTLDGTIRTYDEEWRKAAHEKITQIAEKTAEAHGATCDVRIVHGYPSLLNDKEVTERAMKHAAELLGQEMVQEIEPRMTAEDFAYYSRIVPACFYRIGIQNTEQGITANLHTPDFDIDENALLTGPALMAWLAIRELQNGI; encoded by the coding sequence ATGCACCAACTCAGAAGTAAAACTTTAAACCTTGCCCGTGAAATCCATGCTAAGATAGTAGAATATCGCCGCCATTTTCATGCCCACCCCGAACTTTCCATGCAGGAATTTGAAACTGCATCCTACATTGCAGAAAGGTTGAAAGAATGGAATATTCCGTTCAAGAGTGGGATCGCAAAAACAGGGATTGTGGCTACCATTAAGGGTAAAAATCCCGGCAAAGATCTGATTGCCCTGCGGGCCGATATGGATGCATTACCTATAAAAGAGGTCAGCCCTGTGCCATACAAATCGCAAAACGAAGGTGTGATGCATGCATGCGGCCATGATGTGCATATGGCTTCTTTGCTTGGCACAGTGTATATTTTGAACCAACTTAAAGACGAGTGGGAGGGAAGCGTCCGTGTTATTTTTCAGCCATCCGAAGAAGCTTATCCCGGTGGTGCTTCATTGATGATCAAAGAAGGCGTGCTTGAAAACCCACAACCGCGTTGCATTTTCGGGCAGCATGTTTTTCCGAACCTTGATACTGGCATGTTTGGGTTCAGACCAGGGCCTTCTATGGCATCAACTGATGAAGTTTACATTACTGTAAAAGGCAAAGGCGGCCACGGTGCTACCCCGGAACTGAACATTGATCCGGTTGTGGCGGCAGCGAACATACTCATTGCTTTGCAGCAACTTGTAAGCCGTAACGCGCCCCCACTTGTTCCTACTGTGCTATCATTTGGCCGATTCATTGCCGACGGTAAAATGAACATCATTCCCAACGAGGTAACACTGGATGGAACCATCAGAACTTACGATGAAGAATGGCGAAAAGCGGCTCACGAGAAAATCACACAAATTGCTGAAAAAACCGCTGAGGCCCATGGTGCGACCTGTGATGTTCGCATTGTACATGGCTATCCAAGCTTGCTGAACGATAAAGAAGTAACCGAACGGGCTATGAAACATGCCGCGGAGTTATTGGGTCAGGAAATGGTTCAGGAAATTGAACCCCGCATGACCGCCGAAGATTTTGCTTATTACTCCCGCATAGTGCCTGCATGTTTTTATCGCATTGGGATCCAAAATACAGAACAAGGTATCACGGCCAACCTTCACACCCCAGATTTTGATATTGATGAAAACGCTTTGCTCACAGGCCCGGCTTTGATGGCCTGGCTGGCGATCAGGGAATTGCAAAACGGCATTTAG
- a CDS encoding S-layer homology domain-containing protein encodes MRCHGPVRRGGFKDVSNHSTFIRESVATIVKRGISMSGWSPA; translated from the coding sequence ATACGTTGCCACGGACCTGTCCGCCGGGGCGGATTCAAGGATGTTTCTAATCATTCCACATTTATCCGTGAATCAGTGGCAACAATAGTTAAAAGAGGAATAAGTATGTCCGGCTGGTCACCCGCTTAA
- a CDS encoding ABC transporter permease, translated as MNLSLYIAKRYLVSKKSHNIVNIISIISVVGVLVGTMAMVIVLSVFNGFETLVKSLFNTFDPDLKITLVEGKTFLPDDLSGDQIRNLQGVIQYTGVLEETALLKYMDRQALVTVKGVAEYFEDFSGLDSMIVSGSFTLQRDELDYIILGYGVAFQLGANLNDFLNPIAMYAPKRSGFTGTLPEQAFISKTIFPSGIFSVQQDFDTRYVIVPIRFAQNLFGFESETTAVEITLQENANIARIKEEIKKIAGNRFSVKDRYEQQEMLYKIMKSEKLAIFVILGFILFIATFNIIGTLSMLILDKKKDIAVLHSMGANETLIKRIFFAEGFLITFSGAILGMILGALICWVQIQFGVVPLHSGGGSFVVEAYPVELQFIDFVYVLLMVIGIGLPAVWYPIHQIKKKYFEQKLG; from the coding sequence ATGAACCTTTCCCTTTACATAGCCAAGCGATACCTGGTTTCGAAAAAGAGCCATAACATTGTTAATATCATCTCAATCATTTCGGTGGTGGGTGTTTTGGTTGGAACTATGGCTATGGTAATTGTGCTTTCAGTGTTTAATGGTTTTGAAACGTTGGTTAAATCCTTGTTCAACACTTTTGACCCGGATCTGAAAATTACATTGGTGGAAGGAAAAACCTTTTTGCCTGATGATCTTTCAGGAGACCAGATCAGAAATCTACAAGGAGTGATACAATACACCGGGGTGCTTGAAGAAACCGCTTTGTTGAAATACATGGATCGCCAAGCGCTGGTTACTGTCAAAGGCGTTGCTGAATACTTTGAGGATTTCAGTGGCCTGGACTCGATGATTGTAAGTGGAAGCTTCACTTTGCAGCGCGATGAACTGGATTATATTATTCTGGGTTATGGTGTGGCTTTTCAATTAGGGGCAAACCTGAATGATTTTCTGAACCCCATTGCCATGTATGCACCAAAACGTAGTGGTTTTACCGGCACCTTGCCCGAACAGGCTTTTATCAGCAAAACAATTTTTCCATCGGGCATTTTTTCTGTCCAGCAGGATTTTGATACACGTTATGTAATTGTACCAATACGATTTGCCCAAAACCTTTTTGGGTTCGAATCCGAAACTACAGCCGTGGAAATTACCTTGCAAGAGAATGCGAATATTGCGCGGATCAAAGAAGAAATAAAAAAAATTGCCGGCAATCGTTTCAGCGTCAAAGATCGTTACGAACAACAGGAAATGCTTTATAAGATCATGAAATCGGAAAAACTGGCCATTTTCGTGATCCTTGGTTTCATTCTTTTTATCGCCACGTTTAATATTATTGGGACTTTATCCATGCTTATCCTCGACAAAAAAAAGGATATTGCAGTGTTGCACAGCATGGGAGCAAACGAAACGCTGATAAAACGAATCTTTTTCGCCGAGGGATTTTTAATTACTTTTTCAGGCGCCATCCTGGGTATGATTCTCGGCGCACTGATTTGCTGGGTTCAAATCCAATTTGGAGTTGTGCCATTGCATTCAGGAGGAGGTTCATTTGTGGTAGAGGCTTACCCGGTTGAACTCCAATTTATTGACTTTGTTTATGTTTTACTTATGGTGATCGGAATCGGTTTGCCGGCAGTTTGGTACCCCATTCACCAGATCAAAAAAAAGTACTTTGAACAGAAGCTTGGATGA
- a CDS encoding RNA polymerase sigma factor — protein MAQMDDNMIIARILEGETAAFEHLVNRYKDMAFSIARRVCASSEDAEEVAQDAFLKAYQALDKFKQESKFSTWLYRIVTNTAISSTRKKKIAMASLDESLVESFSEDEVKENLDHFSSEEQSRYVKEAMQQLHPKDALLINMFYTDELSIEEVSEVTGLSQANVKVKLHRIRKKLYVLLDDMFKKPNLSVVR, from the coding sequence ATGGCTCAAATGGATGATAATATGATTATCGCCAGGATTCTTGAAGGAGAAACGGCGGCTTTCGAACACCTTGTTAATCGTTACAAAGACATGGCGTTTTCGATTGCACGTCGTGTGTGCGCTAGCTCTGAGGATGCTGAGGAAGTTGCACAGGACGCTTTCTTGAAGGCTTATCAGGCGCTGGATAAATTTAAGCAGGAGTCGAAGTTTTCAACATGGCTTTACAGGATCGTAACCAACACTGCGATTTCTTCGACCCGCAAAAAGAAAATTGCCATGGCATCGTTGGATGAATCATTGGTAGAAAGCTTCTCGGAAGATGAAGTGAAAGAAAACCTGGACCATTTCAGTTCAGAGGAGCAAAGCCGCTATGTGAAAGAAGCCATGCAGCAGCTTCACCCAAAGGATGCCTTGCTCATAAACATGTTTTATACCGATGAACTGAGCATAGAAGAGGTATCGGAAGTTACGGGTCTGAGCCAGGCAAATGTGAAAGTAAAGCTGCATAGGATCAGGAAGAAATTATACGTTCTGCTTGACGACATGTTTAAGAAACCAAATCTGTCGGTAGTTCGTTAA
- the dut gene encoding dUTP diphosphatase: protein MKVKIVNHSHHPLPAYETDYSAGMDIRAFLSQGIVLNPLERALIPTGVFIEIPQGYEAQVRSRSGLAIKKGITVLNSPGTIDSDYRGEVKVIVINLSGEVQEIVDGDRIAQMIISRHEQAQWEQVDQLAVTKRGSGGFGHTGVK from the coding sequence ATGAAGGTTAAAATAGTAAACCACTCTCATCATCCCCTACCGGCTTATGAAACAGATTACTCAGCGGGAATGGACATACGCGCCTTTTTATCACAAGGTATTGTTTTAAACCCTCTTGAGCGGGCTTTGATCCCAACAGGAGTATTTATTGAAATTCCACAAGGCTACGAAGCACAGGTTAGGTCCAGAAGTGGATTGGCCATTAAAAAGGGAATTACGGTGTTGAATTCCCCGGGAACCATTGACAGCGATTATCGTGGCGAAGTAAAAGTGATCGTAATTAATTTATCCGGAGAAGTTCAGGAAATTGTTGACGGCGACAGGATCGCACAAATGATCATCAGCAGGCATGAACAAGCCCAATGGGAGCAGGTTGATCAATTGGCCGTAACAAAAAGGGGAAGTGGCGGTTTTGGCCACACAGGCGTTAAATAA
- a CDS encoding radical SAM protein, which translates to MNLKHFTIPLFIPMQGCPFDCVFCNQRNITGQQHVMSDDEIGSKIESHLSTLPKENSIIEIGFFGGSFTGLPIDEQKHYLKLVQPWIESGEVTGIRLSTRPDYINAEILAILKDNGVKTIELGVQSMDDEMLRKAGRGHTAEDIQQAATLIKESGFSLGLQMMIGLPGDTIEKSMQTAQEIIKLEADSTRIYPTLVIRHTGLESLHKQGKFEPLSLEEAVNWCSKIVPLFEEAGVNILRLGLHPSEGILRGDELVAGPFHVAFGEMVYSKIWKNILRELKSEPSAEITIFMNPKQINHAIGHKGMNRKMLELRFGKVNFRGDDNLVGRRFVKTQIPSSKFQAPSQKSKAQTVEFQPNPINLLSN; encoded by the coding sequence TTGAACCTAAAACACTTCACCATTCCTCTTTTTATCCCCATGCAGGGCTGCCCTTTTGATTGCGTGTTCTGCAACCAGCGGAATATTACCGGGCAACAGCATGTTATGAGTGATGATGAAATTGGTTCAAAAATTGAAAGCCACCTCAGTACTTTACCTAAAGAAAATAGCATCATCGAAATCGGATTTTTTGGCGGAAGCTTTACTGGACTTCCAATTGATGAGCAAAAGCATTATCTGAAGCTGGTTCAACCTTGGATTGAAAGCGGGGAGGTGACGGGAATCCGTTTATCCACACGGCCGGATTATATTAATGCTGAAATACTTGCCATACTGAAAGACAACGGTGTGAAAACCATCGAATTGGGTGTACAAAGCATGGATGATGAGATGCTGAGGAAAGCGGGGCGAGGACATACGGCTGAAGATATACAACAAGCCGCTACCCTGATTAAAGAAAGCGGCTTTTCATTGGGTTTGCAGATGATGATTGGTCTGCCCGGCGATACAATCGAAAAATCAATGCAAACAGCGCAGGAAATCATAAAACTTGAAGCTGATTCCACACGCATTTACCCAACGCTGGTGATCAGACACACAGGGCTTGAATCGCTTCACAAGCAGGGCAAATTTGAACCACTTTCGCTGGAGGAAGCTGTAAATTGGTGTAGCAAGATTGTCCCTCTGTTTGAAGAGGCTGGGGTGAATATCCTACGTTTGGGTTTACACCCATCCGAAGGCATCCTGCGCGGTGATGAACTGGTTGCAGGCCCATTCCATGTTGCGTTTGGTGAAATGGTGTATTCAAAGATCTGGAAAAACATTCTCAGAGAACTGAAATCTGAGCCCAGTGCCGAAATCACGATTTTTATGAACCCCAAGCAGATCAACCATGCCATCGGGCACAAAGGAATGAACAGGAAAATGCTGGAGCTTAGGTTTGGAAAGGTAAATTTCAGGGGAGATGATAATTTGGTGGGTAGACGTTTTGTAAAGACCCAAATTCCAAGCTCCAAATTCCAAGCTCCAAGTCAAAAATCAAAAGCTCAAACAGTAGAATTCCAACCTAACCCAATTAACCTTTTATCAAATTGA
- a CDS encoding fructosamine kinase family protein produces the protein MIPELLLSDIQQTINAITGTPTKVISLDAVSGGDINQAFRVRTQSGLYFLKYNDAVRFPGMFETEALGLKLLKRLNAPRVPKALAHGESENHSWLLLEFIEQGSYGKNFWDGFGLLLAQLHKNSNESFGLDHDNYIGSLPQSNKKHTTWNEFFIEERLEKQLEMARNKGLVDNNLMRSFNRLFKEIPSIFPSEPPALVHGDLWSGNFMCDANGNPCIIDPAVYFGFREMDIAMSKLFSGFESHFYEAYHDAFPMAPGWQSRIEICNLYPLLVHVNLFGGGYLGSVKSVVTRY, from the coding sequence ATGATCCCGGAACTTCTTCTGTCAGATATCCAGCAAACAATCAATGCAATTACGGGAACCCCGACAAAGGTAATATCCTTAGATGCTGTTTCCGGCGGAGATATCAACCAGGCGTTCCGGGTTCGAACACAAAGCGGTTTATATTTTCTGAAATACAATGACGCGGTTCGCTTTCCCGGCATGTTCGAAACCGAAGCCCTGGGGTTGAAGCTACTGAAAAGACTGAACGCTCCACGCGTTCCGAAAGCGCTGGCACATGGAGAAAGCGAAAATCACAGTTGGCTCTTGCTCGAATTCATTGAACAGGGCAGCTATGGCAAAAATTTCTGGGATGGTTTTGGATTATTGCTGGCGCAACTGCACAAAAACAGCAACGAATCCTTCGGGCTTGATCACGATAATTATATTGGTTCATTGCCGCAATCCAATAAAAAGCATACAACCTGGAACGAGTTTTTCATTGAGGAGCGCCTTGAAAAACAACTGGAAATGGCAAGAAACAAAGGCCTTGTGGATAACAACCTGATGCGAAGTTTCAATAGGCTGTTCAAAGAAATTCCATCCATTTTTCCGTCCGAACCACCAGCGTTGGTGCATGGCGATTTATGGAGTGGCAATTTTATGTGCGATGCCAACGGAAATCCCTGCATCATTGATCCGGCAGTGTATTTCGGCTTTCGCGAAATGGACATTGCCATGAGCAAACTTTTCAGCGGTTTTGAAAGTCATTTTTATGAAGCATATCATGATGCATTTCCAATGGCGCCGGGCTGGCAGTCCCGCATCGAAATCTGCAATCTTTACCCCTTGCTGGTGCATGTAAATCTTTTTGGCGGGGGTTATCTTGGATCGGTTAAGTCTGTAGTAACAAGATATTAA